A genome region from Altererythrobacter aquiaggeris includes the following:
- the gatA gene encoding Asp-tRNA(Asn)/Glu-tRNA(Gln) amidotransferase subunit GatA, whose product MIEVTSDLTTLGVAAIRDGVKAGDFTSREVTEAFNANVAAATQLNAFIVETPEIALKAADLVDAARAAGKDLGKMGGVPIGMKDLFCTRGVQTTAGSHILEGFVPEYESTVSHNLWSAGAVMLGKLNLDQFAMGSSNETSYFGNVINPWRRTDAKELGLNAALAPGGSSGGSSTAVAARLAPAATGTDTGGSIRQPAAFTGITGVKPTYGRCSRWGVVAFASSLDQAGPMARDTRDCAIMLEAMAGFDPKDSTSLDMPVPDWEAALSGDLKGKKVGIPREYRMDGMDAEIEASWAQGKAWLRDAGAEIIDISLPHTKYALPAYYIIAPAEASSNLARYDGLRYGLRELPEGAGLQDMYAASRAAGFGPEVKRRIMIGTYVLSAGFYDAYYTQAQKVRTLISRDFENAFQECDVILAPTCPSAAFGLGDKSSDPLAMYLNDVFAVPASMAGLPAMSVPAGLNSQGLPLGLQIIGKAFDEQGVMNAGLAIEERAGFDATPEKWWA is encoded by the coding sequence ATGATCGAAGTTACCAGCGATCTCACAACGTTAGGCGTTGCTGCAATCCGTGACGGGGTAAAAGCGGGCGATTTCACGTCGCGCGAAGTGACCGAGGCTTTCAATGCCAATGTTGCCGCCGCAACGCAGCTTAACGCTTTTATTGTCGAGACACCCGAAATCGCGCTGAAAGCAGCTGATTTGGTCGATGCGGCACGCGCGGCGGGCAAGGATCTGGGCAAAATGGGCGGCGTGCCCATCGGAATGAAGGATTTGTTCTGCACGCGCGGTGTGCAGACAACCGCTGGCAGCCACATCCTCGAAGGTTTCGTGCCCGAATATGAAAGCACCGTGAGCCACAATTTGTGGTCCGCTGGTGCAGTGATGCTCGGCAAGCTGAACCTTGACCAGTTCGCCATGGGATCGAGCAACGAAACCAGCTATTTCGGCAATGTCATCAATCCGTGGCGGCGCACTGATGCCAAAGAATTGGGGCTCAACGCTGCGCTTGCACCCGGCGGTTCTTCGGGTGGTTCGTCAACTGCGGTTGCGGCGCGGCTCGCACCAGCCGCCACCGGCACTGACACAGGAGGCTCGATCCGCCAGCCTGCAGCCTTCACCGGCATTACAGGCGTAAAACCGACTTATGGCCGTTGTAGCCGCTGGGGTGTAGTCGCCTTTGCCAGCTCGCTCGATCAGGCAGGACCGATGGCCCGCGACACGCGCGACTGCGCGATCATGCTTGAGGCGATGGCGGGTTTCGATCCGAAGGATTCGACCAGCCTCGATATGCCTGTGCCCGATTGGGAGGCTGCGCTCAGCGGCGATCTGAAGGGCAAGAAAGTCGGCATCCCGCGTGAATACCGCATGGATGGTATGGATGCGGAGATCGAAGCCAGTTGGGCGCAGGGCAAGGCGTGGCTGCGCGATGCGGGCGCTGAAATCATCGATATCAGCCTGCCGCACACCAAATATGCGCTGCCCGCTTATTACATCATCGCCCCGGCAGAAGCCTCGAGCAACCTCGCCCGCTATGACGGGCTGCGTTACGGCCTGCGCGAACTGCCAGAAGGCGCTGGCTTGCAGGACATGTATGCCGCCAGCCGCGCCGCTGGTTTCGGTCCCGAAGTAAAACGCCGCATCATGATCGGCACCTATGTGCTCAGTGCGGGCTTCTACGATGCCTATTACACGCAGGCGCAAAAGGTTCGCACGCTGATCAGCCGCGATTTCGAAAATGCATTTCAGGAATGCGACGTGATCCTCGCCCCGACCTGCCCCAGCGCAGCTTTCGGGCTTGGCGACAAGTCGAGCGATCCGCTGGCGATGTATCTGAACGATGTGTTCGCCGTGCCAGCGAGTATGGCGGGGCTGCCAGCAATGTCAGTGCCCGCTGGCCTGAACTCGCAAGGGTTGCCGCTCGGCCTGCAGATCATCGGCAAGGCCTTTGACGAGCAGGGCGTAATGAACGCTGGTCTGGCGATTGAAGAGCGGGCGGGCTTTGACGCTACGCCGGAGAAGTGGTGGGCATGA
- the gatB gene encoding Asp-tRNA(Asn)/Glu-tRNA(Gln) amidotransferase subunit GatB has translation MSNYRIRGATGEWEVVIGLEVHAQVTSQAKLFSGASTEFGAEPNTQVSLVDAAMPGMLPVPNRECIRQAVRTGMAIEAQINKWSRFDRKNYFYADLPQGYQISQLYHPIVGEGKLLIEQDEKGGIPEDKIIGIERIHVEQDAGKLMHDQHPTMSYVDLNRSGVALMEIVSMPDMTSPAEAGAYVRKLRSILRYVGSCDGNMEQGSMRADVNVSVRKVGDTELGTRTETKNVNSVRFVMAVIEGEARRQVDLIEEGGTVVQETRLYDPDKNETRSMRSKEDAHDYRYFPDPDLLPLDLDDEFLEECRASLPELPDAKRARYTGKLGMNDYNAAQLTLEVETFARFEMLLAETARLLGKSEADVATQVANWTLSVAPGVIKSLGDEAKLEYATAGAQAVILKLVESGEVSGSQSKEIYEIVLKTGRAPDEIAETEGLKQQSDTGAIEAEIDKVIAANQDKVAEYQGGKDKLFGFFVGQTMKAMQGKANPQVVNELLKSKLG, from the coding sequence ATGAGCAATTACCGTATTCGAGGCGCAACGGGCGAGTGGGAGGTCGTGATCGGCCTTGAGGTCCATGCGCAGGTCACTTCGCAGGCCAAGCTGTTTTCCGGCGCCAGCACCGAATTCGGGGCCGAGCCGAATACGCAGGTCAGCCTCGTCGATGCGGCGATGCCGGGTATGCTGCCGGTGCCGAACCGCGAGTGCATCCGTCAGGCGGTGCGCACGGGCATGGCGATCGAAGCGCAGATCAACAAATGGTCGCGCTTCGACCGCAAGAACTACTTCTACGCCGATTTGCCGCAGGGCTACCAGATTTCGCAGCTGTACCATCCGATTGTGGGCGAAGGTAAACTGCTGATTGAACAGGATGAAAAGGGCGGTATTCCCGAAGACAAGATCATCGGGATCGAGCGGATTCATGTTGAACAGGACGCGGGCAAGCTGATGCATGACCAGCACCCGACGATGTCCTATGTCGATCTGAACCGCAGCGGTGTTGCGCTGATGGAAATCGTTTCCATGCCCGATATGACCTCGCCCGCGGAAGCAGGCGCTTATGTCCGCAAGTTGCGCTCGATCCTGCGCTATGTCGGATCGTGCGACGGCAATATGGAGCAAGGCTCCATGCGCGCGGACGTCAACGTATCGGTCCGCAAGGTCGGAGATACTGAACTTGGCACACGAACAGAGACGAAGAACGTCAATTCCGTCCGCTTTGTGATGGCGGTGATCGAGGGTGAGGCGCGCCGTCAGGTCGATTTGATCGAAGAAGGCGGTACGGTGGTCCAGGAAACGCGCCTCTACGATCCCGACAAAAATGAAACACGGTCCATGCGCTCCAAGGAAGATGCGCATGATTATCGTTACTTCCCAGATCCGGATTTGCTGCCGCTCGACCTCGACGATGAGTTTCTGGAGGAATGCCGCGCGAGCCTGCCCGAACTGCCCGATGCCAAGCGTGCGCGCTATACGGGCAAGCTGGGCATGAATGATTACAACGCGGCGCAACTGACGCTGGAGGTTGAAACTTTCGCGCGGTTTGAAATGCTGCTGGCTGAAACTGCCAGGCTGCTGGGCAAAAGCGAAGCCGATGTTGCCACGCAGGTTGCCAACTGGACACTGTCGGTCGCGCCGGGCGTGATTAAATCGCTCGGCGACGAAGCCAAGCTGGAATATGCCACCGCCGGAGCACAGGCAGTGATCCTGAAGCTGGTTGAAAGCGGCGAAGTTTCCGGCAGCCAGTCCAAGGAAATCTACGAAATCGTTCTGAAAACTGGCCGCGCGCCGGACGAAATTGCCGAAACCGAAGGGCTGAAACAGCAAAGCGACACCGGCGCCATTGAAGCCGAGATCGACAAGGTCATCGCCGCCAATCAGGACAAGGTCGCCGAGTATCAGGGCGGCAAGGACAAGCTCTTCGGCTTCTTTGTGGGGCAGACCATGAAGGCGATGCAGGGCAAGGCCAATCCGCAAGTGGTAAACGAGCTACTGAAGTCCAAGCTGGGCTGA
- a CDS encoding MFS transporter → MLVLEKSSKLRLLTVFLFYFTQGLPIGLFFYAIPAWLAANGASTTAVAGVVGASILPWTLKFFVGFVMDRYTYLPMGRRRIWIIGAQATIVAMLLFAAVLSPGPSEIWLLSILGFLANSGTAFQDVSIDGLAVDIMPEDERAKASGIMFGGQVLGISATTFAAGQLIAAYGTVAGYLAAAAAVTCVLIYGIAMREREGEGRFPWSKGKAHPHNVALQVEAWKPLLAGSFKAMVAPLSLAAMVIFLFRSLPAGVGEAYHPGLATGIGGWSQTEYTNTISTAQLFVGVFALVVGGWAVAKIGAQRAALIMCVLVGLLALGFGLSREYWDNAALLTAYFWQLEFFVTMLAVAFIPIAMRLCDPRVAATQFTLYMAASNVGRPVGNSIAAATDAAGSPELMYFAVAVVFAVFALIMMFVRFPAQAPVVEDLIKAADPEVARQPAPVIN, encoded by the coding sequence ATGTTAGTACTGGAAAAGAGCAGCAAACTGCGACTGCTGACGGTGTTTTTATTCTATTTTACGCAAGGTTTACCTATCGGGCTGTTCTTCTACGCGATCCCGGCATGGTTGGCGGCGAACGGTGCCTCTACCACCGCTGTTGCGGGCGTGGTGGGCGCTTCGATTTTGCCATGGACACTCAAATTCTTCGTCGGTTTCGTGATGGATCGGTACACCTATTTGCCAATGGGACGCAGGCGTATCTGGATCATCGGCGCGCAAGCCACGATTGTCGCCATGCTTCTGTTTGCGGCGGTCCTGTCACCAGGACCGAGTGAGATCTGGCTATTATCGATCCTCGGGTTTCTCGCCAATTCGGGGACGGCATTCCAGGATGTGTCGATCGACGGGCTGGCTGTGGACATCATGCCTGAAGACGAGCGTGCAAAGGCATCCGGCATCATGTTCGGCGGACAAGTGTTGGGCATATCTGCAACCACTTTTGCCGCAGGGCAACTGATCGCAGCGTATGGTACTGTCGCGGGCTATCTGGCCGCTGCGGCCGCAGTAACCTGTGTGCTGATCTACGGTATCGCCATGCGGGAGCGCGAGGGCGAAGGCCGTTTTCCATGGAGCAAAGGCAAGGCACACCCGCACAATGTTGCCCTGCAGGTTGAAGCCTGGAAGCCGCTTCTGGCAGGTAGTTTCAAGGCGATGGTTGCTCCGCTAAGTCTGGCGGCGATGGTGATCTTTCTGTTTCGCTCTTTGCCGGCCGGTGTCGGTGAAGCGTATCACCCCGGGCTTGCTACAGGCATCGGCGGTTGGTCACAGACGGAATATACCAACACCATATCTACTGCCCAACTGTTCGTCGGCGTGTTTGCATTGGTCGTGGGAGGATGGGCTGTTGCCAAAATCGGCGCACAGCGCGCCGCATTGATAATGTGTGTTCTGGTTGGTTTGCTCGCGCTCGGTTTTGGCCTTTCCCGCGAATATTGGGACAATGCCGCGCTGCTCACTGCCTATTTTTGGCAATTGGAATTCTTTGTTACAATGTTAGCCGTTGCGTTCATTCCTATCGCCATGCGGTTGTGCGACCCGCGCGTTGCTGCGACCCAATTCACCCTGTATATGGCGGCTTCCAATGTCGGACGTCCGGTGGGAAATTCGATTGCCGCGGCAACGGACGCGGCAGGAAGCCCGGAGCTGATGTATTTCGCGGTGGCAGTCGTGTTTGCAGTCTTTGCGCTGATCATGATGTTCGTCCGCTTCCCTGCCCAGGCGCCCGTGGTCGAAGATCTGATCAAAGCTGCAGATCCGGAAGTTGCCCGCCAGCCGGCGCCAGTCATCAACTAG
- a CDS encoding pitrilysin family protein encodes MRRLIATSALSLMLAACSVSQVEPVSSAVGEPVTATAQPAPLTDLISEVDIPYETFTLDNGLTTIVHTDRKSPIVGVTVYYRVGAKHEPRGKTGFAHLFEHLMFGGSENVPNFDKPLEAAGSTSTNGSTSADRTNYVETVPTGALDLALFMESDRMGHLLGAVTQEKLDKQRGVVQNEKRQGDNQPYGLTFYALQDGLFPVGHPYRHSTIGSMADLDAASIPDVRNWFRDNYAPNNVVLALAGDIDAATARPMVERWFGAIPRGPKVEQQPAPPVTLAAPVSREMTDQVPVTRIFRAWTGPEMTHADAVPLAAGMSVLGGLASSRLDNVLVRDEQLAVAVSAATFQEEQNSILFAQMDIKPGVDRAQAEARLDALIAQMLAEGPTQDEVRRAATQAVSNQIGQLERVGGFGGKGMQLAEGLLYTGSADQYKTDLQRYAAVTPAGVQAAMQRWLSRPAFSLAIVPGERTENGDVMGGWGDEAAMAPPAPDTKAPAPELATGPKRDFPPVADVADLEFPAIERATLSNGIEVALARRTAVPTVLVNLQFDAGIAADALDTPGTQAFMLALLEEGTTTRGAIQIAEEQERLGASVTTGASLDSTSIQLSALSANLAPSLALMADITRNPRFAAEDVERVKGQRLARLSQVLASPQALATRSLAPILFGEGTPYGQPADGLGNQAALSAMTPENLAATHRKWLRPSTARLTVVGDAAMDDLLPLLEQAFGKWADNRMAVPVKPLDAAIPAPEPRIVVLDRPNSPQSVIVAGRVLPLTGGAAGYEALELANEVLGGGFLSRLNSNLREEKGWSYGVYSGITAPAGRRSFTLAAPVQSDRTGDAIKLLQEEMTAFPASRPVGQEELQRVTDGNIRGLPNRFETNAQVLRAIIDNWNLGRPDNYYTTLAAVYRGLDATALNTNATRFLRPDQLTYVIVGDRSVIEPQLSGINLPVEYVSSGDSE; translated from the coding sequence ATGCGCCGACTGATTGCTACATCCGCTTTGTCGCTAATGCTCGCTGCGTGTTCGGTCAGCCAGGTCGAACCCGTGTCATCGGCGGTGGGCGAACCCGTCACCGCCACGGCACAGCCTGCACCGCTAACCGATCTGATAAGCGAAGTGGACATCCCCTACGAAACCTTCACGCTTGATAACGGCCTGACGACAATCGTGCATACCGACCGTAAATCCCCGATCGTGGGCGTTACGGTTTATTACCGCGTCGGTGCGAAGCACGAACCGCGCGGCAAGACGGGATTTGCCCATTTGTTCGAACATCTGATGTTCGGGGGCAGCGAGAATGTGCCGAATTTCGACAAGCCGCTGGAAGCTGCGGGTTCGACCAGCACCAACGGCAGTACCAGCGCCGACCGGACGAATTATGTCGAGACGGTGCCTACCGGCGCGCTTGATCTGGCCTTGTTCATGGAAAGTGACCGGATGGGTCATTTGCTGGGTGCGGTTACGCAGGAAAAGCTCGATAAGCAGCGCGGCGTTGTGCAGAACGAGAAACGCCAGGGCGATAATCAGCCTTATGGTCTTACATTTTACGCGTTGCAGGATGGGTTATTCCCGGTCGGGCATCCCTATCGGCACTCGACAATCGGCTCGATGGCAGATCTCGATGCAGCAAGTATCCCCGATGTCCGCAATTGGTTTCGCGACAATTACGCCCCGAACAATGTTGTTCTGGCACTTGCGGGCGATATCGATGCGGCAACCGCACGCCCCATGGTTGAACGCTGGTTCGGGGCAATCCCGCGCGGCCCGAAAGTGGAGCAGCAACCCGCTCCGCCGGTGACACTTGCTGCGCCTGTCAGCCGCGAAATGACCGATCAGGTGCCGGTTACGCGGATTTTCCGCGCCTGGACGGGCCCTGAAATGACTCACGCCGATGCAGTGCCGCTCGCGGCTGGTATGAGCGTTCTGGGCGGCCTTGCTTCGTCCCGGCTGGACAATGTCCTTGTCCGCGACGAGCAATTGGCAGTCGCGGTCAGTGCAGCGACCTTTCAGGAAGAGCAAAACTCCATCTTGTTTGCGCAAATGGACATCAAACCGGGCGTCGACCGCGCGCAGGCCGAAGCGCGGCTGGATGCGCTTATAGCCCAAATGCTTGCCGAGGGGCCGACACAGGACGAGGTCCGCCGCGCAGCGACGCAGGCTGTTTCCAATCAAATTGGCCAGCTTGAACGGGTTGGCGGGTTTGGCGGCAAAGGTATGCAGCTGGCCGAAGGGCTGCTCTACACTGGCAGCGCCGACCAGTATAAGACAGATTTGCAGCGCTATGCCGCTGTTACTCCTGCGGGTGTCCAGGCCGCCATGCAACGCTGGCTCTCGCGTCCGGCATTCAGCCTTGCGATTGTGCCAGGCGAACGAACCGAAAACGGGGATGTGATGGGCGGCTGGGGCGACGAGGCCGCAATGGCACCACCGGCCCCCGATACCAAAGCCCCAGCACCTGAATTGGCGACCGGACCAAAGCGTGATTTCCCGCCCGTGGCTGATGTGGCCGATCTGGAATTTCCCGCAATCGAGCGGGCCACGTTGTCGAATGGCATTGAGGTCGCGCTGGCGCGGCGGACAGCAGTTCCCACGGTTCTCGTGAATTTGCAGTTCGATGCCGGGATCGCGGCGGATGCTCTGGACACACCCGGTACGCAGGCATTCATGTTGGCATTATTGGAAGAAGGCACCACCACGCGCGGTGCAATCCAGATTGCCGAAGAGCAGGAAAGACTTGGGGCGTCTGTAACGACTGGTGCTTCGCTCGATAGCACAAGCATCCAGCTATCCGCACTGTCAGCCAATCTGGCGCCGTCTCTGGCATTAATGGCTGACATTACGCGCAATCCGCGCTTTGCAGCCGAAGATGTTGAACGGGTCAAAGGTCAACGCCTAGCGCGGCTGAGCCAAGTGCTTGCATCACCGCAGGCGCTTGCCACTCGCTCGCTGGCGCCGATCTTGTTCGGTGAAGGCACGCCCTATGGTCAGCCGGCCGATGGCCTCGGCAATCAGGCGGCATTGTCGGCCATGACGCCAGAAAACCTTGCCGCAACACACCGGAAGTGGCTGCGGCCCAGCACCGCGCGTCTTACAGTTGTGGGCGATGCCGCGATGGATGATCTGCTGCCACTGCTCGAACAGGCGTTTGGCAAATGGGCTGATAACCGGATGGCGGTGCCCGTTAAACCGCTCGATGCCGCAATTCCCGCACCCGAACCGCGGATTGTGGTGCTTGATCGTCCCAATTCACCACAATCGGTTATTGTCGCGGGACGGGTCTTGCCGCTGACAGGCGGCGCGGCCGGTTACGAAGCGCTGGAATTGGCCAACGAAGTGCTTGGCGGCGGCTTCCTGTCGCGGCTCAACTCCAATCTGCGTGAAGAAAAAGGTTGGAGTTACGGCGTATATAGCGGGATCACCGCACCTGCCGGTCGGCGCAGCTTTACGTTGGCCGCGCCCGTCCAGTCGGACAGAACGGGAGACGCCATCAAACTGTTGCAGGAAGAAATGACCGCGTTCCCGGCCTCCCGCCCGGTCGGTCAGGAAGAGCTCCAGCGCGTGACTGATGGCAATATCCGCGGTCTGCCAAACCGGTTCGAAACAAATGCACAGGTTTTACGCGCTATCATCGACAACTGGAATCTGGGGCGGCCGGATAATTATTATACCACACTGGCGGCAGTATATCGGGGCCTCGACGCTACGGCGCTCAACACCAATGCGACCCGGTTCCTACGTCCAGACCAGTTGACGTATGTCATTGTCGGCGACCGATCGGTCATCGAACCGCAACTTTCCGGGATCAACCTCCCGGTCGAATACGTTAGTTCAGGTGACAGCGAATAG
- a CDS encoding penicillin acylase family protein — MGVLKIIGLGFLGLIAAVLIALMVWEPFTATAANAQPAPALAYKAEILRDQFGVPHISGQRDVDVAYGLARAHAEDDFDTLQEVVSMTRGRYGVIAGQDGAAIDFALVLLGSRETARREYPKLPADTRAVLEAYAAGLNDYAEANPGELTLASLFPVNGEDIATGFVLRQPFFFGLNNTLGPLVEGTERNPEFGPKLDLSPEKPAPLAMGDDGAMSGSNAFAIAPERSGDGVTRLVSNSHQPWRGGVAWYEATVESGEGWHFTGATFPGSPYIFLGHNANLGWTNTVNRPDMVDVYELTVNADGTRYQMDGKWKPLEKKRFWLKVRFGPLVVPVPRTVYRSEHGPVIKNDNGYFAFRYGGMESLGQLDAYYRIGKTQNLEEWLEVMERQEIPSTNFIYADKDGNIAYVYNASIPDRPKGYDWRGVLKGNISANIWQGLAPFEKKPKYINPSSGFLYNANNMPFYAAGESDLSPDSVEPELGVELTMTNRAWRAHKLMSATNPIGREELERIKYDTGYERIDYIADLFAGIAALDVDDDPELKLAQQLLGSWDYSADGIGRGDALALLTIREMMGTRYSNQPDPDMRELLQNSVDHLMDNFGRLDIPQGEILRLQQGDVDLPLDGGSDTLRASTLWDIQEDGRLAVRHGDSFIQFVEWTPGKPVSSESIQPYGQAITRPGSRHYSDQAALFAQHKLKPVHFTRADALKNAVRRYTVSSN; from the coding sequence ATGGGCGTGTTGAAGATTATCGGGCTAGGATTCCTGGGCCTGATTGCCGCGGTCTTGATCGCCTTGATGGTATGGGAACCTTTCACCGCCACCGCAGCAAACGCCCAGCCAGCGCCTGCACTAGCCTACAAGGCGGAAATTTTGCGGGATCAATTCGGTGTGCCGCATATCTCGGGCCAGCGTGACGTCGATGTTGCTTACGGTCTGGCCCGCGCTCATGCCGAAGATGATTTCGATACGCTGCAGGAAGTCGTGTCGATGACCCGCGGGCGGTACGGAGTCATCGCGGGCCAGGATGGCGCCGCTATCGATTTCGCGCTGGTTCTGCTGGGGTCGCGCGAGACAGCCCGCCGCGAATACCCCAAATTGCCAGCCGACACGCGCGCCGTGTTGGAAGCCTATGCTGCCGGGCTGAATGATTATGCCGAAGCTAATCCTGGAGAGCTTACCCTAGCTAGCCTGTTTCCCGTTAATGGCGAGGATATCGCCACCGGCTTTGTCCTGCGCCAACCGTTCTTTTTTGGTCTTAACAACACCTTGGGCCCGTTGGTCGAGGGTACAGAGCGTAATCCGGAATTTGGCCCGAAACTTGATCTGTCGCCCGAAAAACCCGCTCCGCTTGCGATGGGTGATGACGGGGCGATGTCGGGCTCGAACGCTTTCGCAATCGCGCCCGAACGGTCGGGCGATGGAGTGACCCGGCTGGTATCCAACAGTCACCAGCCATGGCGCGGCGGCGTGGCGTGGTACGAAGCAACCGTCGAGAGCGGCGAAGGTTGGCATTTTACCGGCGCGACTTTCCCTGGCAGCCCGTATATTTTCCTTGGCCATAATGCCAATCTGGGCTGGACCAACACCGTCAACCGTCCCGACATGGTCGATGTTTACGAGTTGACCGTGAATGCTGACGGCACCCGTTACCAGATGGACGGCAAGTGGAAGCCATTGGAGAAAAAACGTTTCTGGCTGAAGGTTCGATTCGGTCCGCTGGTCGTACCGGTGCCCCGCACAGTGTATCGCAGCGAACATGGGCCGGTTATCAAAAACGATAATGGCTATTTCGCATTTCGCTATGGCGGAATGGAATCGCTTGGCCAACTGGATGCCTATTACCGGATCGGCAAAACGCAAAATCTGGAAGAATGGCTGGAAGTAATGGAACGCCAGGAAATCCCGTCGACCAATTTCATTTATGCCGACAAGGATGGCAACATTGCCTATGTTTACAATGCGTCGATACCGGACCGGCCCAAAGGCTACGACTGGCGCGGCGTGCTCAAAGGCAATATTTCGGCCAATATCTGGCAAGGTCTCGCGCCATTCGAAAAGAAGCCGAAATACATCAACCCGTCGTCCGGCTTTCTGTACAATGCCAATAATATGCCGTTTTACGCGGCGGGTGAAAGCGACTTGTCGCCCGATAGCGTGGAGCCTGAGCTGGGCGTTGAACTGACGATGACCAACCGCGCATGGCGCGCGCACAAGCTGATGTCGGCAACAAATCCGATCGGCCGCGAAGAACTGGAACGGATCAAATATGATACCGGTTACGAACGGATTGATTATATCGCTGATCTATTCGCTGGTATTGCCGCGCTTGATGTTGATGACGATCCCGAGCTGAAGCTGGCCCAGCAGTTATTGGGGTCTTGGGATTACTCTGCTGACGGAATCGGACGCGGCGATGCGCTGGCACTGCTTACTATCCGCGAAATGATGGGTACGCGCTATTCCAACCAGCCCGATCCCGACATGCGCGAACTGCTGCAAAATTCTGTCGATCATCTGATGGATAACTTTGGCCGGCTTGACATTCCGCAAGGTGAAATTCTGCGTCTGCAACAGGGTGATGTCGATTTGCCGCTGGATGGTGGTAGCGATACTCTGCGCGCGTCAACGCTCTGGGATATACAGGAGGACGGGCGGCTGGCTGTCCGGCACGGCGACAGTTTCATCCAGTTTGTCGAATGGACACCGGGAAAGCCGGTAAGCTCGGAATCGATTCAGCCATATGGCCAGGCCATTACCAGACCGGGTAGCAGGCATTACTCTGACCAGGCGGCGCTTTTCGCGCAGCACAAATTGAAACCTGTCCATTTTACGCGTGCTGATGCGCTAAAAAATGCAGTTCGACGATACACGGTGTCAAGCAACTGA